In the Helianthus annuus cultivar XRQ/B chromosome 11, HanXRQr2.0-SUNRISE, whole genome shotgun sequence genome, one interval contains:
- the LOC110888286 gene encoding uncharacterized protein LOC110888286: MLSAEYWEFMTPSKYETLTEIINTAREREIELKKQIKRGERRAPTVNPSPTKKARTTESSKKLEGKGGSPSCKVCGIGHKDECRFKDKSYPICGKTGHTTALCPGEVSVCYKCYQPGHKKSKCPELVGKKDGKDSQAETPKAKARSFQLTAAEAKMEPDVVSEIKLTSPSGKHVTIYGEKGSNPVICSMLKAHKLMKRGCRAFMIYANEPDKGSPKIEDVPVVCEYADVFPKDLPGIPPEWEVEF; the protein is encoded by the exons ATGCTGAGTGCCGAGTATtgggagttcatgactccctcGAAATATGAAACTCTTACCGAGATTATAAACACGGCTCGGGAAAGAGAAATTGAGCTGAAAAAGCAAATCAAGCGAGGTGAACGAAGGGCACCGACTGTtaatccaagccctacaaagaaagcACGAACCACGGAGTCGTCTAAGAAACTGGAAGGAAAAGGCGGGTCGCCGAGTTGTAAGGTCTGCGGTATAGGGCACAAGGACGAGTGTCGGTTCAAAGATAAGTCGTACCCTATATGCGGAAAGACAGGGCATACGACTGCGTTATGCCCGGGAGAAGTGTCGGTTTGTTATAAGTGTTACCAGCCAGGCCATAAGAAATCAAAATGCCCGGAGTTAGTCGGAAAGAAGGATGGCAAGGATTCGCAAGCCGAGACTCCAAAGGCAAAGGCCAGATCCTTCCAGTTAACCGCGGCCGAGGCAAAGATggaacccgatgtggtctcag AGATAAAACTAACGTCTCCTAGTGGAAAACACGTTACCATCTATGGCGAGAAAGGGAGTAATCCCGTAATATGCTCAATGTTAAAAGCTCACAAACTTATGAAACGAGGATGTAGAGCGTTCATGATATATGCAAACGAACCAGACAAGGGATCGCCAAAGATTGAAGACGTACCGGTGGTATGTGAGTATGCTGATGTATTTCCGAAAGATTTACCGGGAATACCGCCTGAATGGGAGGTAGAGTTTtaa